The stretch of DNA CCCGCTGGTAGCGGTGGACTCCTATCCCCATCCCCCATCCCCCAACGTCCCTTGCCCTCCTCGCCGCCTCGCGCCATACTTAGGCTTAACTAGGTTGCCACGGCCGAACCAAAGGGCCGTGGCGCGCGTATCGTCGGGAGGCAGCTATGCAGGTTATGGGCAGATTTCAGAGCAGGGTGGGACTCGAGGCCCACGGTATCCAGAACGTTCAGTCGGTGTATTGGAACCTTTCAACTTCTCTCCTCTATGAAGAGGCCATCCGCCGGCGGGAGGGGCGCCTCGCCCATCTGGGGCCGCTGGTGGTCCGCACCGGCACTCACACGGGCCGCGCACCCAACGACAAGTTCATCGTGAAGGAGCCGTCCAGCGAGAACGCCGTCGCATGGGGCAAGGTTAACAAGCCGATGGACCCCGCCAATTTCGAGCGCCTCAAGGGCCGCATGCTGGCCTATCTCCAGGGCAAGGACCTCTTCGTGCAGGACTGCTTCGCCGGCGCCGATCCGCGCTACCGGCTTCCCATCCGCGTCATCACGGAGACCGCCTGGCACAGCCTCTTTGCGCGCAACATGTTCATTCAGGCGCAGCCGGAGGAACTTGTCGATCACGAACCGCAGTTCACGGTCATCAACGCCCCCAATTTCCACGCGATTCCGGAGGTCGACGGCACCCGCAGCGAAGTGTTCGTAGTCATTAATTTCGGCCAGCGGCTCATCCTCATCGGCGGTTCCGAGTACGCCGGTGAGATTAAGAAATCCATCTTCACGCTGCTGAATTTCCTGCTGCCGCAGAAGGACGTCCTGTCCATGCACTGCTCGGCCAATATCGGAACCGGCGGAGACGTAACGATCTTCTTCGGCCTCTCCGGCACCGGCAAAACGACCCTCAGCGCCGACCCCGAACGCCAGCTCATCGGCGATGACGAGCACGGCTGGAGTGACCACGGCGTCTTCAATTTCGAGGGCGGCTGCTACGCCAAGGTGATCCGCCTGTCCGCCGAGAGCGAACCGCAGATTTACCAGACCACGCGCCGCTTCGGCACGGTCCTGGAGAACGTGGGCTTCGACAGCGACACGGGGCGCCTCAACCTGGATGACGACAGCCTCACGGAGAACACCCGCGCCGCGTACCCCCTCACCCACATCCCGAATATCAAACGCGACGGCCTCGGACCGCACCCCACCAACATCATCATGCTCACCGCCGATGCGTTCGGCGTTCTGCCCCCCGTGGCCCGGCTGACCCCCGAGCAGGCGATGTACCACTTCCTCAGCGGATACACAGCCAAAGTCGCCGGCACCGAGAAGGGCGTTACGGAGCCGCAGGCCACCTTCAGCACGTGCTTCGGCGCGCCGTTCATGGTCCTCGACCCGACTGTCTATGCGCGGCTCCTGGGTGAACGGATCAAAAAGCACAACGCGAACGTCTGGCTCATCAACACTGGCTGGACGGGCGGCCCGTACGGCACCGGCAAACGGTTCCGCATCGAGCACACCCGCGCGATGGTGCGTTCGGCGCTCGACGGAAGCCTCGCCGAGGCGCCGACCGCCAGGGACCCGTTCTTCGGCCTGAATGTCCCGACAGCATGTCCCAACGTACCGCCGGAGGTTCTCAACCCGCGCAACACCTGGGCGGACCGCGATGCCTACGACGCTCAGGCGCGCAAACTCGCCGGGATGTTCGTCGATAACTTCAAGTCGTTTGAGAGCGAGACCACGCCCGA from Armatimonadota bacterium encodes:
- a CDS encoding phosphoenolpyruvate carboxykinase; its protein translation is MGRFQSRVGLEAHGIQNVQSVYWNLSTSLLYEEAIRRREGRLAHLGPLVVRTGTHTGRAPNDKFIVKEPSSENAVAWGKVNKPMDPANFERLKGRMLAYLQGKDLFVQDCFAGADPRYRLPIRVITETAWHSLFARNMFIQAQPEELVDHEPQFTVINAPNFHAIPEVDGTRSEVFVVINFGQRLILIGGSEYAGEIKKSIFTLLNFLLPQKDVLSMHCSANIGTGGDVTIFFGLSGTGKTTLSADPERQLIGDDEHGWSDHGVFNFEGGCYAKVIRLSAESEPQIYQTTRRFGTVLENVGFDSDTGRLNLDDDSLTENTRAAYPLTHIPNIKRDGLGPHPTNIIMLTADAFGVLPPVARLTPEQAMYHFLSGYTAKVAGTEKGVTEPQATFSTCFGAPFMVLDPTVYARLLGERIKKHNANVWLINTGWTGGPYGTGKRFRIEHTRAMVRSALDGSLAEAPTARDPFFGLNVPTACPNVPPEVLNPRNTWADRDAYDAQARKLAGMFVDNFKSFESETTPEVKAAGPQG
- a CDS encoding RHS repeat-associated core domain-containing protein, encoding MLGNRYYDPAIGRFISQDPAQDESNWYAYCGNNPLVAVDSYPHPPSPNVPCPPRRLAPYLGLTRLPRPNQRAVARVSSGGSYAGYGQISEQGGTRGPRYPERSVGVLEPFNFSPL